In Stieleria varia, one genomic interval encodes:
- a CDS encoding DUF5682 family protein, whose amino-acid sequence MQRTQRLSALMANESRTADTRLSRNDVSVFGVRHLSPMAAFQLRKHLDQVQPTIVLIEGMHDATDLIDDIVRPQTKPPIAILAYSQSVPVRTLVYPVARYSPEYQALAWADEHGVPSRFIDLPSEVFLALQDQMMRRWEEAIAKETSASEEETDPPEELAEPDVAAEPPSAIQVPVRRSVYSRIAEQAGEDDYESFWERYFEHLEIDGGYRSAALELGKQLRQTEQSEQENSADARENNNRDVAENLIRESFMRRCIDAAIAEGHQPQRIVVVVGAFHASALGDELDAMTDSELELLPRLDCKRTLMPYSYFKLSSQSGYGAGNHAPAYFEMLWECLTNADNGIDIGVNQVAPRYLTNVVRQLRASGTHRSTAEVIESVRLARVLTSLKHGHAPVLADLRDAATAVIGQGDRPLLAEPMARVEVGTAIGSLPKGVSQTSIQDDFNEKLGSLKLEKYRATTKSDLTLDLRENRHAKSEQAAFLDLNRSTFLQRLSLLSVPFASPAASHQSSATWAENWQLQWSPEAEIALVEAVLLGETIELASAFRLNQLIEESTNVNDAAKLVAVAVRCELLPGMLAAKSQLQALAAQASSIADAASAAFELMQTIRYGDVRRFDPAPLIPLMGELFVQACLGLVASAQCDQTAAKRIVAAMDQLNQVALQYDDVVDEALWVERLHELSSRDDRNPTLSGYACAILLERSQMDSEELSREVSRRLSPGVAADLGAGWFEGLAGRNRYALLARQSLWKQLDAYIGDLDDEQFTRSVVFLRRAFGAFSVAEKRAISENLGEAWGTGADLASEVLEQPLSETEQSQLDELNEFDFDDF is encoded by the coding sequence GTGCAACGAACTCAACGGCTGAGCGCATTGATGGCCAATGAAAGTCGAACCGCCGACACACGCCTGTCACGCAATGACGTTTCCGTGTTCGGCGTACGCCACCTCTCCCCCATGGCGGCGTTTCAACTGCGCAAGCACCTGGATCAGGTTCAGCCGACCATCGTGCTGATCGAAGGGATGCACGATGCAACCGATCTGATCGACGACATCGTCCGTCCGCAAACCAAACCGCCCATCGCGATCCTCGCCTACAGCCAGTCGGTCCCCGTTCGCACACTGGTGTACCCGGTTGCACGCTACAGCCCAGAGTACCAGGCACTCGCTTGGGCAGACGAACACGGAGTCCCGTCTCGCTTCATCGATCTGCCCTCCGAAGTCTTCCTGGCCCTGCAAGACCAGATGATGCGACGTTGGGAAGAAGCGATCGCCAAAGAGACTTCGGCGAGCGAAGAAGAGACTGACCCGCCCGAGGAACTCGCTGAACCGGATGTTGCAGCGGAACCGCCATCCGCGATCCAAGTGCCGGTTCGCCGCTCGGTTTATTCGCGAATCGCCGAGCAGGCCGGTGAGGACGACTACGAATCCTTTTGGGAAAGATACTTCGAACACTTGGAGATCGACGGTGGCTATCGATCAGCCGCGTTGGAATTGGGAAAACAACTTCGCCAGACCGAGCAAAGCGAACAGGAAAACTCAGCGGATGCCCGCGAAAACAACAACCGAGACGTCGCCGAAAACCTGATCCGTGAATCCTTCATGCGTCGCTGCATTGACGCGGCGATCGCCGAAGGTCACCAACCGCAACGGATCGTCGTGGTCGTCGGCGCGTTCCACGCCAGCGCGCTGGGTGACGAGCTGGACGCCATGACGGACAGCGAGCTGGAATTGCTGCCGCGCTTGGATTGCAAACGCACGCTGATGCCGTACTCCTATTTCAAACTCTCGTCACAGTCCGGCTACGGCGCAGGCAATCACGCTCCCGCCTACTTTGAAATGCTGTGGGAATGTCTGACCAACGCGGACAACGGGATCGACATCGGTGTCAACCAAGTCGCCCCACGCTACCTGACCAATGTCGTGAGACAATTGCGGGCCAGCGGCACACATCGCTCGACCGCGGAAGTCATTGAGTCGGTTCGATTGGCAAGGGTGCTCACGTCACTCAAGCACGGTCACGCTCCGGTTCTGGCCGATTTGCGAGACGCTGCAACTGCGGTGATCGGACAGGGGGATCGCCCGTTGCTGGCCGAGCCCATGGCGAGAGTCGAGGTCGGGACCGCCATCGGATCGCTGCCCAAAGGCGTCAGCCAAACCTCCATTCAAGATGACTTCAACGAGAAACTCGGTTCTTTGAAACTGGAAAAGTATCGGGCGACGACGAAGTCCGACTTGACCCTGGACCTGCGAGAAAACCGACACGCGAAATCAGAGCAGGCTGCTTTTCTGGATCTCAATCGATCCACCTTTTTGCAGCGACTCAGCTTGCTGTCGGTTCCATTTGCATCGCCCGCGGCGTCCCACCAAAGTTCTGCCACCTGGGCGGAAAACTGGCAATTGCAGTGGTCACCCGAAGCCGAGATCGCGTTGGTCGAAGCGGTCCTGTTGGGCGAAACCATCGAACTGGCATCCGCGTTTCGATTGAATCAACTGATCGAGGAATCGACCAACGTCAACGACGCCGCCAAATTGGTCGCGGTGGCGGTGCGATGCGAACTGTTGCCGGGAATGCTGGCCGCGAAATCACAACTCCAAGCTCTGGCCGCTCAGGCATCGTCGATCGCGGACGCGGCATCCGCTGCATTTGAATTGATGCAGACCATTCGCTACGGAGATGTTCGACGTTTCGATCCCGCGCCCTTGATTCCACTGATGGGCGAGCTGTTCGTGCAAGCCTGCTTGGGACTGGTGGCATCGGCACAGTGTGATCAGACAGCAGCGAAACGCATCGTCGCCGCCATGGATCAACTGAATCAAGTCGCCCTGCAGTACGATGACGTGGTCGACGAAGCCTTGTGGGTGGAGCGTCTCCATGAACTTTCCTCGCGTGATGATCGCAATCCCACGCTGTCGGGTTACGCCTGCGCGATCTTGCTGGAACGCTCCCAAATGGACAGCGAGGAGTTGTCACGCGAAGTGTCTCGACGACTATCGCCGGGTGTGGCGGCCGACTTGGGAGCGGGTTGGTTCGAAGGTCTCGCAGGTCGAAACCGATACGCTCTGCTAGCTCGCCAGTCGCTCTGGAAACAACTCGATGCGTACATCGGCGATCTCGACGATGAACAGTTCACGCGGTCCGTTGTCTTCCTGCGTCGTGCGTTCGGTGCCTTCAGTGTCGCGGAAAAGCGAGCGATCAGCGAAAACTTGGGCGAGGCTTGGGGCACCGGTGCCGACTTGGCCAGCGAAGTCCTAGAGCAACCCCTCAGCGAGACCGAGCAATCGCAGTTAGATGAGTTGAACGAATTTGATTTTGATGATTTCTAG
- a CDS encoding RNA polymerase sigma factor translates to MASSLESTVSSGTLQRARAQEDAAWESLVRQYTPKVYRWLRQNSIAPQDAADLVQNVLIQLFVSLPHLERDREQGNSLSAWLFVVTLNTARDYFRGQARIPDALGGSDDHRISDAVGIDETPSEELIAKICRLYEILELVRRRVEPKTWLAFWRLAVDGDPAAEIAADLGMTPGAVRQAKLRVIELLREEGL, encoded by the coding sequence ATGGCAAGTTCGCTTGAAAGCACGGTCTCCTCAGGCACACTCCAGCGTGCACGGGCTCAGGAAGACGCGGCCTGGGAGTCACTGGTTCGGCAGTACACGCCGAAGGTCTATCGCTGGCTCAGGCAGAATTCGATCGCCCCGCAAGACGCGGCGGACTTGGTTCAAAATGTCCTGATACAGCTTTTTGTTTCGCTGCCTCATTTGGAACGCGACCGCGAGCAGGGCAATAGCCTAAGCGCATGGCTCTTCGTCGTCACCCTGAACACGGCCCGGGATTATTTCCGCGGTCAAGCTCGCATTCCCGATGCATTGGGGGGATCCGACGACCATCGCATCAGTGATGCTGTCGGCATCGACGAGACTCCTAGCGAAGAGCTGATTGCAAAAATCTGCCGTCTTTATGAAATTTTGGAGTTGGTTCGTCGACGAGTCGAGCCCAAGACTTGGCTGGCGTTTTGGCGTTTGGCCGTCGACGGGGATCCCGCGGCTGAAATCGCCGCGGACTTGGGGATGACCCCCGGTGCGGTGCGACAAGCCAAATTGCGAGTCATCGAGCTACTACGAGAAGAAGGGCTTTAA
- a CDS encoding AAA family ATPase, with translation MAKKKPSSSSDTVANDSMLRQPAEIAFAEEIDALIKADKDPKPTGWSMSPRSVLKYIVGGDVGKLKIQPKYVGNDRIVQVAISTLLTDRALLLIGEPGTAKSWLSEHLAAAINGDSTKVVQGTAGTTEEQIRYTWNYAMLIAHGPSNDALIKSPIYRAMESGTIARFEEITRCASEVQDAMISLLSEKRLSVPELATELPAAKGFSIIATANTRDRGVNDMSAALKRRFNVIVLPTPSNIETEIEIVSSRVRDLASSLDLNAELPDADTIEKIVTIFRELRDGQTLDGKNKVKTPSAVLSTAEAISLLAGSMALAGNFGDGTVAAHDMAAGLQGAIIRDEEKDAIVWQEYLKNVMKKRGSDWRSLYNACNELNG, from the coding sequence ATGGCAAAAAAGAAACCTTCCTCCTCCAGCGACACCGTGGCGAACGATTCGATGCTGCGCCAGCCCGCCGAAATCGCCTTTGCCGAAGAAATCGACGCGTTGATCAAGGCCGACAAAGATCCCAAGCCGACCGGATGGAGCATGTCGCCGCGCAGCGTCCTGAAGTACATCGTGGGTGGAGATGTTGGCAAGCTGAAGATTCAACCCAAGTACGTCGGGAACGATCGGATCGTGCAAGTCGCCATCTCGACGTTGCTCACCGACCGAGCGTTACTGTTGATCGGCGAACCCGGCACCGCAAAATCATGGCTCAGTGAACATCTCGCCGCGGCCATCAATGGTGACAGCACCAAAGTCGTTCAAGGCACGGCGGGAACCACCGAAGAGCAGATCCGCTACACTTGGAATTACGCGATGCTGATCGCTCACGGACCGAGTAACGACGCTTTGATCAAGAGTCCGATTTATCGGGCCATGGAGTCCGGTACGATCGCTCGTTTCGAAGAAATCACTCGCTGTGCGTCCGAAGTCCAGGATGCCATGATTTCACTGCTGAGCGAAAAACGTTTGTCCGTCCCCGAACTCGCCACGGAGTTGCCCGCGGCAAAAGGCTTTTCGATCATCGCGACTGCGAACACGCGTGACCGTGGCGTGAACGACATGTCGGCCGCGCTGAAACGTCGTTTCAACGTCATCGTGCTGCCCACTCCCTCGAACATCGAAACAGAGATCGAAATCGTCTCCAGTCGTGTTCGCGACCTTGCCAGTAGCTTGGACTTAAACGCTGAACTACCAGACGCGGACACGATCGAGAAGATTGTCACGATCTTTCGCGAGCTTCGCGACGGTCAAACACTTGATGGAAAGAACAAAGTCAAAACGCCTTCGGCCGTTCTTTCCACTGCCGAAGCCATCTCGCTGCTGGCCGGCAGCATGGCACTGGCGGGAAACTTTGGCGACGGGACCGTTGCCGCTCACGACATGGCAGCCGGGTTGCAGGGTGCCATCATTCGCGACGAGGAAAAGGATGCCATCGTGTGGCAGGAATACCTGAAAAACGTGATGAAGAAACGTGGCAGTGATTGGCGAAGTCTGTACAACGCGTGCAACGAACTCAACGGCTGA
- a CDS encoding VWA domain-containing protein, whose protein sequence is MQTIDEEQVRRWRLILGADAESELGNQCGTGVCPTLSDDQRLMDEALAAIYDESQDGSSGKRSAGLGGSSPRMAKWLGDIRNYFSEDVVAVIQNDAIERKGLRELLFEPEMLKNVQPNVQLVGTLMSLSGQIPERTKETARMVVRAVVDQIKLQLEQKIRQAVTGALNRNDHSPIPNVSSIDWKWTIGRNLKNYNTDLQKLIPERVYFYSRAQRSNSWTVIVDMDQSGSMADSVVYGAVIGSIFASLPALKTHVIAFDTEVVDLTEQCGDDPVDMLFGVQLGGGTDINKSVAYCESFITSPNETLFILLTDLFEGGNQAQLVRRLEDMVASGVKVLCLLALSDSGVPYFDERLAKKLADLGIPCFGCTPDHLPAFVEGALRGNDLHALADRIKHTAN, encoded by the coding sequence ATGCAAACAATCGATGAAGAACAAGTTCGACGTTGGCGATTGATCCTCGGAGCTGATGCAGAATCGGAACTCGGCAATCAATGCGGCACCGGGGTCTGTCCCACGCTGTCGGATGATCAGCGACTGATGGATGAAGCATTGGCGGCGATCTATGACGAATCACAAGACGGCTCATCAGGAAAACGCTCTGCAGGGCTGGGTGGTTCCTCACCGCGAATGGCCAAGTGGCTCGGTGACATTCGGAATTACTTTAGCGAAGACGTGGTTGCGGTCATCCAAAACGATGCAATTGAGCGCAAGGGACTCAGGGAACTGTTGTTCGAACCAGAGATGCTCAAAAACGTCCAACCCAATGTGCAACTCGTCGGCACACTGATGTCACTCTCCGGACAAATCCCAGAGCGAACCAAGGAAACGGCCAGGATGGTGGTCCGCGCGGTCGTTGATCAAATCAAACTGCAGTTGGAGCAAAAGATTCGTCAAGCTGTCACCGGTGCCCTGAATCGTAATGACCATTCCCCGATTCCCAACGTCAGCTCGATCGACTGGAAATGGACGATTGGCAGGAACCTCAAGAATTACAACACCGATCTGCAGAAACTGATTCCCGAGCGCGTTTACTTCTACTCGCGAGCCCAACGAAGCAATAGTTGGACGGTGATCGTCGACATGGATCAAAGCGGTTCCATGGCGGACTCCGTCGTCTACGGTGCCGTGATCGGCTCTATCTTTGCAAGTCTGCCGGCTCTCAAGACTCACGTGATCGCGTTTGACACCGAAGTTGTCGACTTGACCGAACAATGTGGGGACGATCCCGTCGACATGTTGTTCGGTGTTCAACTGGGTGGCGGAACCGATATCAACAAGTCGGTCGCCTACTGTGAATCGTTCATCACATCGCCCAATGAAACCCTGTTCATCCTGTTGACTGATCTTTTTGAAGGCGGAAATCAAGCACAGTTGGTGCGGCGTTTGGAAGACATGGTCGCCTCAGGCGTCAAGGTACTCTGTCTGCTTGCGCTGTCTGACTCCGGTGTGCCGTACTTCGATGAGCGTCTCGCAAAGAAACTCGCGGACTTAGGAATCCCTTGCTTCGGCTGCACCCCGGACCATCTCCCCGCGTTTGTGGAAGGAGCCTTACGAGGAAACGACCTCCACGCCCTCGCCGACCGCATCAAGCACACCGCGAACTGA
- a CDS encoding SWIM zinc finger family protein produces MIEIRKGWLMGALQLDEDFVDSQAPNANATSNGRGLVVKGKFVVLHQSDDETLLFGECSGSGKSNYVCSCDFIRPNQPTYRCTCPSRQFPCKHCLGLMYAFVGGKKFTVADVPEDLAAKREKLQERKEKQKEQSDKPRKVNKAALSKKLQAQLNGLDLLETFTFDLVRSGMGNTNAKTARDMQQRAKQLGDAYLPGAQAALHQYTNLFVGADGKYDGELSSQQRETIYTEALDQLTRLSAIIKHGRRYLQARVDDPELPPETDSPIAAWLGHAWQLRDLRAAGLVIENAELIQLAFHSHDDHSRQEYIDTGIWMNLANGAIQLTQNFRPYKAAKYIRSEDSFFKIAVVKELCVYPGTVNPRVRWDEFETREITAKDFQSVAKFASADFESAMKSVRSGLKNPLSEKRPVVALRYKSLGQLPDGELAIEDAKGTRIVMTEAGLSEEPPSCHLMPMLPETLASGQTMVGRIHQDLDSKTLRLKPLSIITDTQVFRLTL; encoded by the coding sequence GTGATTGAAATCAGAAAGGGCTGGCTGATGGGAGCATTGCAACTCGATGAAGACTTTGTGGATTCCCAAGCCCCCAATGCTAATGCAACGTCCAACGGTCGAGGGCTGGTCGTCAAAGGGAAATTTGTCGTACTCCACCAAAGCGACGATGAGACCCTCCTCTTCGGTGAATGCTCCGGCAGCGGCAAGTCCAACTACGTTTGCTCCTGCGATTTCATTCGCCCCAATCAACCGACCTATCGCTGCACGTGCCCCTCCAGACAGTTTCCCTGCAAGCATTGCTTGGGATTGATGTACGCCTTCGTGGGCGGAAAGAAATTCACCGTGGCGGACGTCCCCGAGGACTTGGCCGCAAAACGCGAGAAGCTGCAGGAACGCAAGGAGAAACAAAAGGAGCAATCCGACAAGCCTCGCAAGGTGAACAAGGCCGCGTTGTCAAAAAAACTGCAAGCCCAACTCAACGGCTTGGACCTGCTGGAGACCTTTACGTTTGACCTGGTCCGTTCCGGAATGGGGAACACCAATGCCAAGACGGCCCGCGACATGCAGCAACGTGCCAAACAACTTGGCGACGCTTACTTGCCCGGCGCCCAAGCAGCCCTGCACCAATACACTAACTTGTTCGTCGGGGCCGATGGCAAATACGATGGAGAACTCTCTTCCCAGCAACGGGAGACCATTTACACCGAGGCACTCGATCAACTCACACGACTTTCAGCGATCATCAAACACGGACGTCGCTACTTGCAAGCCCGAGTCGATGATCCTGAACTGCCGCCCGAGACCGACTCACCGATCGCGGCTTGGCTGGGACACGCTTGGCAACTGCGTGATCTCCGCGCCGCCGGACTGGTCATCGAGAACGCAGAGCTGATTCAGTTGGCGTTCCACTCTCACGACGATCACTCGCGTCAAGAGTACATCGACACCGGCATTTGGATGAATTTGGCAAACGGAGCGATCCAACTGACGCAGAACTTTCGCCCCTACAAGGCGGCGAAGTACATACGCAGCGAAGACAGCTTTTTTAAAATCGCCGTCGTCAAGGAACTGTGTGTCTACCCAGGCACCGTCAACCCTCGCGTGCGTTGGGACGAATTCGAAACCCGCGAGATCACCGCGAAAGATTTCCAAAGCGTCGCCAAGTTTGCGTCGGCCGATTTTGAGTCCGCGATGAAATCGGTGCGATCGGGACTGAAGAACCCGCTCTCGGAAAAACGTCCCGTTGTGGCGTTGCGTTACAAATCGCTCGGTCAATTGCCCGACGGCGAGTTGGCGATCGAAGACGCAAAAGGAACTCGCATCGTCATGACCGAAGCCGGATTGAGCGAAGAACCACCATCGTGCCATTTGATGCCGATGCTGCCCGAAACGCTTGCCTCGGGGCAAACGATGGTCGGTCGCATTCATCAAGATCTCGACAGCAAAACGTTACGGCTCAAACCACTCTCGATCATCACCGACACCCAAGTGTTTCGACTGACTTTGTAA
- a CDS encoding sulfatase → MSRLSSRFARILSLIVTGGAVACIWVLPLSMVCADDAAADRASSRPNVRPNVLFIAVDDLNHWVGHLKRNEQTITPNLDRLADRGVSFSHAYCAAPACNPSRAALMSGMRPSTTGVYHNPDDYRPHIRPDQTLNSHFRSNGYLTVGAGKIYHGGGGRKSEWDDFGAKTKPKSQGKISANNAGGITWSVLKGDDDVLADYHTVSYCADQLSAEHDRPFFLACGIFRPHMPWSVPKKYFDMHPLSEIQLPPHIENDLADVPPAGVKTAGPQGDHANVTQKGVWKEAIQAYLASITYADAQLGRLLNALDESKFRDNTIIVLWGDHGWHLGEKEHWRKFSLWEEATRAPLIWVAPGVTPKGAICERTVDFLSIYPTLCELAGLPTPEHCEGVSLVPLLRDPDAQWNRPALTTHGHRRHAVRSAQYRYIRYDNGDEELYDEVADPYEWKNLAGDAKYAEVISELKSWMPQKETPPHPGAKR, encoded by the coding sequence ATGTCTCGTTTGTCATCCCGATTCGCCAGAATCCTATCGCTAATCGTTACCGGTGGTGCGGTTGCCTGCATTTGGGTTCTCCCGTTGTCCATGGTATGTGCGGACGATGCTGCAGCGGATCGTGCCAGTTCTCGGCCCAATGTTCGGCCCAATGTGTTGTTCATCGCGGTGGATGATTTGAATCATTGGGTCGGGCATCTGAAGCGGAACGAGCAAACGATCACGCCGAACTTGGATCGGTTGGCCGACCGAGGTGTCAGTTTCTCACACGCGTATTGCGCCGCGCCGGCTTGCAATCCGTCCAGGGCCGCGTTGATGAGTGGTATGAGGCCATCAACGACAGGTGTTTATCACAACCCGGACGACTATCGGCCACACATCCGTCCTGATCAGACGCTGAACTCGCACTTTCGCAGCAATGGTTATTTGACCGTCGGGGCGGGAAAGATCTATCACGGTGGTGGCGGCAGGAAATCCGAGTGGGACGATTTCGGTGCCAAGACCAAGCCAAAGTCGCAGGGCAAGATTTCAGCCAACAACGCCGGCGGCATCACATGGTCCGTGCTCAAGGGAGACGACGACGTGCTGGCCGACTATCACACGGTTTCCTATTGTGCCGATCAGTTGTCGGCCGAGCACGACCGGCCTTTCTTTTTGGCGTGTGGAATCTTTCGTCCGCACATGCCCTGGTCGGTTCCCAAGAAATACTTTGACATGCATCCGCTGAGTGAAATTCAGTTGCCGCCGCATATCGAAAACGACTTGGCCGATGTGCCACCAGCGGGTGTGAAAACTGCGGGGCCGCAAGGTGACCATGCCAACGTCACCCAAAAAGGGGTTTGGAAGGAAGCGATCCAGGCTTACTTGGCATCGATCACGTACGCCGATGCTCAGTTGGGGCGGTTGCTCAACGCATTGGACGAGTCCAAGTTTCGGGACAACACGATCATCGTGCTGTGGGGCGATCACGGTTGGCACTTGGGCGAGAAAGAGCACTGGCGGAAATTCAGTTTGTGGGAGGAGGCCACGCGAGCGCCGTTGATTTGGGTGGCGCCCGGGGTCACTCCCAAGGGTGCCATCTGCGAGCGGACGGTGGATTTCCTGAGCATCTATCCGACACTCTGCGAGTTGGCGGGATTACCAACGCCGGAACATTGCGAGGGAGTGAGTCTGGTGCCGTTGCTGCGAGACCCTGATGCGCAGTGGAACCGTCCCGCATTGACGACGCATGGGCACCGACGTCACGCGGTACGATCGGCCCAATATCGCTACATCCGGTACGATAACGGCGACGAAGAACTGTACGATGAAGTCGCCGATCCGTACGAGTGGAAGAACTTGGCCGGTGATGCAAAGTATGCGGAGGTCATCTCCGAGCTAAAGAGCTGGATGCCTCAAAAGGAAACGCCTCCCCATCCCGGTGCCAAACGGTAG
- a CDS encoding protein kinase domain-containing protein, translating to MSDTSEPQDRTGKAGLSALLTSMGESESSGAFAAESELQQAISRGLRIPETLSGSQSADHSRIARGTQIGQYEICDFIGSGGMGSVYLARHVHLGTSVAIKLLSQRRESDTHAVARFEREMRLQAKIDHPNVVAAIDGGVDDNRYYVVMKHILGHDVHRIVRQLGPLHPGVACEIVRQAALGLSHLHQSGLIHRDIKPANTLVGLDGVVRLIDFGLARVDSQQESLTKTDHIVGTLSYMAPELISGREGISRQSDLYSLGATLYFLLTGKPPDRRLFSSTDWRDPELHSDSMSPKLYAVMERFLSHEPHQRFESATQAAEALNSLTDKEAFAALLDELRRQPQWREGREFTSPSDSSVEHSTNKNRGSDLTLIGKHNQGGSHSVAEAIGDGGAQKGRFRHAGLLWVALTVLAIITASAAYHFADNEDVILPDPNVGLTQNVDQPPVDAITTQVPRAESQMEALHRKMAEFLVARGAELYLFPSKTVRSIDQLPAEPFILLNIKANEREITDDDCKKLAQLTGIKALQLGRNPLSDLALEHLAGLERLQWLYLGQTAITDAGVIHLLPHRDTLETIDIQSTAITDQGVATLIGFEKLRELFLADNAISDRSLDGLSRFPSLKRLDLSGTEISDDGLPQLSELPSLEYLLLDRTMISDAGLGIIGDQLALKTLSIKSTSTTEAAVQRLRKTLPECQITWTSSQ from the coding sequence ATGTCGGATACCAGTGAACCGCAAGATCGAACGGGCAAAGCAGGTTTGTCTGCTTTGTTGACCAGCATGGGTGAATCGGAATCGAGTGGTGCCTTTGCAGCGGAATCGGAATTGCAGCAGGCCATCAGTCGCGGTTTGCGAATTCCAGAAACTCTTTCAGGCTCGCAGTCGGCTGACCATTCTCGGATCGCGAGGGGAACACAGATCGGTCAGTACGAGATTTGCGACTTCATCGGTTCAGGGGGGATGGGGAGCGTCTATCTCGCTCGCCATGTGCACTTGGGTACCTCCGTGGCGATCAAGTTGCTCTCGCAGAGGCGGGAAAGTGACACCCACGCCGTTGCCCGGTTCGAGCGTGAAATGCGTTTGCAGGCCAAGATCGACCACCCCAATGTCGTCGCAGCGATCGACGGTGGAGTCGACGACAATCGGTACTATGTGGTGATGAAACACATTCTAGGACACGATGTCCATCGAATTGTCCGTCAACTCGGGCCGTTGCATCCCGGAGTGGCGTGTGAGATCGTCCGACAGGCGGCGCTGGGGTTGTCGCATTTGCACCAAAGCGGCCTGATTCATCGCGACATCAAACCGGCCAATACGCTGGTCGGGCTCGACGGAGTGGTTCGCCTGATTGATTTTGGACTGGCTCGCGTGGACAGTCAGCAGGAGTCACTCACCAAAACAGACCACATCGTGGGCACGTTGAGCTACATGGCGCCCGAGTTGATCTCTGGCCGAGAAGGTATTTCAAGGCAGTCAGATCTCTATTCGCTCGGCGCGACGTTGTATTTCCTGCTGACCGGCAAGCCACCTGACCGGCGGCTTTTTTCATCGACAGATTGGCGAGATCCCGAGCTACACAGTGATTCGATGTCACCGAAACTGTACGCGGTGATGGAGCGGTTCTTGTCGCACGAGCCACATCAGCGTTTTGAATCAGCGACCCAAGCGGCTGAAGCGTTGAATTCGCTGACAGATAAAGAGGCTTTTGCCGCATTGCTGGACGAGCTGCGTCGTCAGCCACAGTGGAGAGAGGGTCGTGAGTTCACCTCGCCATCCGATTCGTCGGTCGAGCATTCCACCAACAAAAACCGTGGCTCCGATTTGACTCTGATCGGCAAACACAATCAGGGTGGCAGCCATTCGGTTGCCGAAGCCATTGGTGATGGTGGTGCGCAGAAGGGCCGCTTTCGCCATGCAGGATTGCTGTGGGTGGCACTGACAGTTCTGGCAATCATCACTGCTTCGGCCGCGTATCACTTCGCTGACAACGAGGACGTGATCCTTCCCGACCCCAACGTGGGATTGACCCAGAACGTTGACCAACCTCCGGTCGACGCGATCACAACCCAAGTGCCGCGAGCGGAATCACAAATGGAAGCACTGCACCGCAAAATGGCTGAATTCTTGGTCGCCCGCGGCGCAGAACTTTACCTGTTTCCCTCCAAGACGGTACGCAGCATCGATCAATTGCCTGCGGAACCCTTTATCTTGCTGAACATCAAGGCCAACGAGCGAGAGATCACCGACGACGACTGCAAAAAGTTGGCCCAGCTAACTGGCATCAAAGCGTTGCAATTGGGACGCAATCCGCTTAGTGACTTGGCGTTGGAGCACCTCGCCGGGCTTGAACGACTGCAATGGCTCTACTTGGGTCAAACCGCCATTACCGACGCAGGTGTGATCCACCTGTTACCCCATCGCGATACGCTGGAGACGATAGACATTCAATCGACGGCAATCACTGATCAAGGCGTCGCAACTTTGATTGGCTTTGAGAAATTAAGGGAACTATTCCTGGCAGACAATGCCATCTCAGACCGTTCGCTAGACGGTTTGTCGCGTTTTCCGTCGTTGAAGCGATTGGATTTGTCGGGCACTGAAATTTCAGACGATGGATTGCCACAACTTTCAGAACTTCCCTCGCTTGAGTACTTGCTCTTGGACCGGACGATGATTTCGGATGCAGGTCTCGGGATCATTGGTGACCAGTTAGCCCTGAAGACACTGTCGATCAAATCGACTTCCACCACAGAGGCTGCGGTCCAGCGACTGCGAAAAACGTTGCCCGAATGCCAGATCACCTGGACATCCTCCCAGTAA
- a CDS encoding PGDYG domain-containing protein: MDESQPLNDGGSLSAEISEQMVLAKKVKPLWARKAIVEETIESLEAMETVQPGDYVCRGIHGELWGQKSDKLLEKYSPSEEVETVDGESAEEGKATQWRRFDPKPDAPPVRAIQRHEPFCVQTSWGLLRGKAGDYLVQSTTDLTDVWVVDQAIFEATYQYCAE; encoded by the coding sequence ATGGATGAGTCACAGCCGCTGAACGACGGCGGTTCGCTGTCTGCGGAAATCAGTGAGCAGATGGTGTTGGCAAAAAAGGTCAAGCCGCTTTGGGCCAGGAAGGCGATTGTGGAAGAGACCATTGAGTCACTTGAAGCTATGGAGACGGTCCAACCCGGCGATTATGTGTGCCGCGGAATTCATGGCGAGCTGTGGGGGCAGAAATCCGACAAGCTGCTGGAGAAATACAGCCCGTCCGAGGAGGTAGAGACCGTTGATGGCGAATCGGCCGAAGAGGGGAAAGCGACTCAGTGGAGGCGTTTTGATCCGAAGCCTGATGCACCGCCCGTGCGGGCGATTCAGAGGCATGAGCCTTTTTGCGTCCAAACGTCTTGGGGACTGTTGCGGGGAAAAGCGGGCGACTACTTGGTGCAAAGCACGACCGACTTGACGGACGTTTGGGTGGTGGACCAAGCGATCTTTGAAGCGACCTATCAGTACTGTGCTGAGTAG